From a region of the Octopus sinensis linkage group LG18, ASM634580v1, whole genome shotgun sequence genome:
- the LOC115221512 gene encoding myogenesis-regulating glycosidase-like isoform X1: MMATLKVPPLAVPSAYLKRGPHLSSLDSCSGSGDLANSNKNLIDVKQTTETLKQANGIGSCLDNIAFEIEDEISKIEARNGFAPSIKSKPNNSYSDAIASTSKDEICFTITGSNNNESISSSGDTQRKEPDISTNDSTITSRRSKNVQILDFANKKESPKQSYLKRFQLHFMVAITFLFIIGNLSAVWHFHEEERLAIKMGRRISFDTSSRVLTFKDAPWSSLQFKGYLANNIPKGWLPLVCSADKKNVSKMCMRWKGIARVNLDYHQVGSLSCFNVKWDADNQNEVLRDCYISNLDWFGSSNTGDFQWPLQNVSYSHSPNYTFNDVNTFGHLSEHFWLSSNGIAILLNESTPFHVSWKKTKLMEMCINSKSNSISATENQMLGSSNKITEKPNPILRYRICYGRNIMDTYSTVRKYFSRNSTKKWPNVKMFEHPHWIAKDAGNELASMSTVVDLARELTKRNLSCSTMEVFGKWESEYGNLEFNEIHFGNISNLMKFMDQSCDLMLPIRPYIHHNSQRFSEGIEKNYFIMDAGGRVPGLVHWSHGVGAMLDASYTPAVDWFMQKLKQLQLDSRISSFHFTYDGNMSLPFQPHFKKGFHSGDLNQRFSEIMGAFSDKVVVDHVSHSQNSSVFVAVQSVIVSNDTSVCFTNLIEKSFVLGILGYPYIMSDGISFGDGTFANKIPNEIVYQRWLQASIFLPAIRFSVTPWSYSESVVENIKKLLAFRQKIVIPHLMGLKNDTLAGVPFIRPIWWSYPNDSDSLAIKDQFLVGDSILVAPLFCDQPSHRNIYIPAGIWEDVNKKKVVDGPMWLVNYTISITEVPYFNRMPQHKKVG; the protein is encoded by the exons GCCTGGACAATATCGCTTTTGAAATTGAAGACGAAATTTCCAAAATAGAAGCCAGAAACGGTTTTGCTCCTTCTATCAAATCGAAGCCCAATAATAGTTATTCCGATGCCATCGCATCGACTTCAAAGGACGAGATATGCTTCACCATCACCGGAAGCAATAACAACGAAAGTATAAGTAGCAGTGGCGACACCCAGCGGAAAGAACCGGACATTTCCACAAATGATTCAACCATTACATCTCGACggagtaaaaatgttcaaatTTTGGATTTTGCAAACAAAAAG GAATCACCGAAACAGAGTTACCTGAAGAGGTTCCAGCTTCACTTTATGGTCGCCATCACGTTTCTGTTTATCATCGGAAACCTGAGCGCAGTGTGGCACTTTCACGAAGAAGAAAGATTGGCCATCAAAATGGGTCGGCGCATATCGTTCGATACGTCCAGTCGTGTTCTTACATTCAAAGATGCTCCCTGGAGTTCGCTGCAGTTCAAAGGTTATTTGGCAAACAACATTCCAAAAGGATGGCTGCCGCTCGTTTGTTCGGCCGACAAGAAGAACGTATCAAAAATGTGCATGCGTTGGAAAGGAATTGCCAGAGTGAATTTGGACTACCATCAAGTGGGGTCTCTGTCCTGTTTCAACGTGAAATGGGATGCTGACAACCAGAACGAAGTTCTTAGAGATTGTTACATCAGTAACCTTGATTGGTTTGGGTCTTCAAACACAGGAGATTTCCAATGGCCCCTTCAAAATGTCAGCTATTCCCATTCTCCCAATTATACTTTCAATGACGTTAACACATTCGGTCATCTGTCGGAACATTTTTGGCTGTCGTCAAATGGTATTGCTATCCTCTTGAACGAATCCACACCTTTTCACGTATCTTGGAAGAAAACCAAACTGATGGAGATGTGTATTAACTCCAAATCGAATTCGATATCTGCAACTGAAAACCAGATGCTTGGTTCTTCAAACAAGATAACTGAGAAACCAAACCCGATTCTTCGCTACCGAATATGTTACGGTAGAAATATTATGGACACTTATTCTACTGTCAGGAAGTATTTCTCGAGAAATTCTACCAAAAAGTGGCCCAATGTGAAAATGTTTGAACATCCACATTGGATCGCAAAGGATGCTGGGAACGAATTAGCATCGATGTCGACTGTCGTTGATCTGGCGAGAGAATTGACCAAAAGGAATTTATCCTGTTCTACAATGGAAGTGTTTGGGAAATGGGAGTCGGAATATGGTAATTTAGAATTTAATGAGATTCACTttggaaatatttctaatttgaTGAAATTCATGGATCAGTCATGTGACCTAATGCTGCCAATTAGACCATATATTCACCATAATTCGCAAAGATTTAGCGAAGGAATTGAGAAGAACTATTTTATTATGGACGCAGGTGGTCGTGTTCCGGGACTGGTGCATTGGAGCCACGGGGTAGGGGCCATGCTAGATGCTTCATACACCCCAGCTGTCGACTGGTTTATGCAAAAACTAAAACAACTCCAACTCGATAGTCGAATCAGTTCCTTTCATTTTACATACGATGGCAACATGTCCCTTCCTTTCCAACCTCACTTCAAGAAAGGATTTCATTCCGGAGATTTGAATCAACGTTTCTCAGAGATTATGGGAGCGTTCAGTGACAAAGTGGTCGTTGATCACGTGTCTCACTCTCAAAATTCTTCAGTGTTTGTCGCAGTTCAGAGCGTCATCGTCTCAAATGATACTTCGGTGTGTTTTACAAATCTGATTGAGAAATCCTTTGTGTTGGGTATTTTAGGATACCCTTACATAATGTCGGACGGGATATCGTTTGGCGACGGAACGTTTGCAAACAAAATTCCGAACGAAATAGTCTATCAACGATGGCTTCAGGCTTCTATATTCCTCCCCGCCATTCGGTTTTCTGTGACCCCTTGGTCTTATTCTGAATCTGTtgtagaaaacattaaaaaattgctTGCTTTTAGACAAAAGATTGTGATCCCGCATTTAATGGGATTAAAAAATGATACCCTTGCTGGGGTACCTTTTATTCGACCCATTTGGTGGTCTTACCCAAACGATTCCGATTCACTCGCAATAAAGGATCAATTTTTAGTGGGTGACTCTATATTGGTGGCGCCGTTGTTCTGCGACCAACCGTCACACAGGAACATATATATCCCAGCAGGCATCTGGGAAGACGTTAATAAGAAGAAAGTGGTTGACGGTCCTATGTGGTTAGTGAATTATACCATCAGTATCACAGAAGTTCCCTATTTCAATAGAATGCCACAACACAAAAAAGTCGGTTGA
- the LOC115221512 gene encoding myogenesis-regulating glycosidase-like isoform X2 — protein sequence MICLIKELVLMADEKESPKQSYLKRFQLHFMVAITFLFIIGNLSAVWHFHEEERLAIKMGRRISFDTSSRVLTFKDAPWSSLQFKGYLANNIPKGWLPLVCSADKKNVSKMCMRWKGIARVNLDYHQVGSLSCFNVKWDADNQNEVLRDCYISNLDWFGSSNTGDFQWPLQNVSYSHSPNYTFNDVNTFGHLSEHFWLSSNGIAILLNESTPFHVSWKKTKLMEMCINSKSNSISATENQMLGSSNKITEKPNPILRYRICYGRNIMDTYSTVRKYFSRNSTKKWPNVKMFEHPHWIAKDAGNELASMSTVVDLARELTKRNLSCSTMEVFGKWESEYGNLEFNEIHFGNISNLMKFMDQSCDLMLPIRPYIHHNSQRFSEGIEKNYFIMDAGGRVPGLVHWSHGVGAMLDASYTPAVDWFMQKLKQLQLDSRISSFHFTYDGNMSLPFQPHFKKGFHSGDLNQRFSEIMGAFSDKVVVDHVSHSQNSSVFVAVQSVIVSNDTSVCFTNLIEKSFVLGILGYPYIMSDGISFGDGTFANKIPNEIVYQRWLQASIFLPAIRFSVTPWSYSESVVENIKKLLAFRQKIVIPHLMGLKNDTLAGVPFIRPIWWSYPNDSDSLAIKDQFLVGDSILVAPLFCDQPSHRNIYIPAGIWEDVNKKKVVDGPMWLVNYTISITEVPYFNRMPQHKKVG from the exons ATGATATGTCTTATCAAAGAGCTTGTACTAATGGCGGACGAGAAG GAATCACCGAAACAGAGTTACCTGAAGAGGTTCCAGCTTCACTTTATGGTCGCCATCACGTTTCTGTTTATCATCGGAAACCTGAGCGCAGTGTGGCACTTTCACGAAGAAGAAAGATTGGCCATCAAAATGGGTCGGCGCATATCGTTCGATACGTCCAGTCGTGTTCTTACATTCAAAGATGCTCCCTGGAGTTCGCTGCAGTTCAAAGGTTATTTGGCAAACAACATTCCAAAAGGATGGCTGCCGCTCGTTTGTTCGGCCGACAAGAAGAACGTATCAAAAATGTGCATGCGTTGGAAAGGAATTGCCAGAGTGAATTTGGACTACCATCAAGTGGGGTCTCTGTCCTGTTTCAACGTGAAATGGGATGCTGACAACCAGAACGAAGTTCTTAGAGATTGTTACATCAGTAACCTTGATTGGTTTGGGTCTTCAAACACAGGAGATTTCCAATGGCCCCTTCAAAATGTCAGCTATTCCCATTCTCCCAATTATACTTTCAATGACGTTAACACATTCGGTCATCTGTCGGAACATTTTTGGCTGTCGTCAAATGGTATTGCTATCCTCTTGAACGAATCCACACCTTTTCACGTATCTTGGAAGAAAACCAAACTGATGGAGATGTGTATTAACTCCAAATCGAATTCGATATCTGCAACTGAAAACCAGATGCTTGGTTCTTCAAACAAGATAACTGAGAAACCAAACCCGATTCTTCGCTACCGAATATGTTACGGTAGAAATATTATGGACACTTATTCTACTGTCAGGAAGTATTTCTCGAGAAATTCTACCAAAAAGTGGCCCAATGTGAAAATGTTTGAACATCCACATTGGATCGCAAAGGATGCTGGGAACGAATTAGCATCGATGTCGACTGTCGTTGATCTGGCGAGAGAATTGACCAAAAGGAATTTATCCTGTTCTACAATGGAAGTGTTTGGGAAATGGGAGTCGGAATATGGTAATTTAGAATTTAATGAGATTCACTttggaaatatttctaatttgaTGAAATTCATGGATCAGTCATGTGACCTAATGCTGCCAATTAGACCATATATTCACCATAATTCGCAAAGATTTAGCGAAGGAATTGAGAAGAACTATTTTATTATGGACGCAGGTGGTCGTGTTCCGGGACTGGTGCATTGGAGCCACGGGGTAGGGGCCATGCTAGATGCTTCATACACCCCAGCTGTCGACTGGTTTATGCAAAAACTAAAACAACTCCAACTCGATAGTCGAATCAGTTCCTTTCATTTTACATACGATGGCAACATGTCCCTTCCTTTCCAACCTCACTTCAAGAAAGGATTTCATTCCGGAGATTTGAATCAACGTTTCTCAGAGATTATGGGAGCGTTCAGTGACAAAGTGGTCGTTGATCACGTGTCTCACTCTCAAAATTCTTCAGTGTTTGTCGCAGTTCAGAGCGTCATCGTCTCAAATGATACTTCGGTGTGTTTTACAAATCTGATTGAGAAATCCTTTGTGTTGGGTATTTTAGGATACCCTTACATAATGTCGGACGGGATATCGTTTGGCGACGGAACGTTTGCAAACAAAATTCCGAACGAAATAGTCTATCAACGATGGCTTCAGGCTTCTATATTCCTCCCCGCCATTCGGTTTTCTGTGACCCCTTGGTCTTATTCTGAATCTGTtgtagaaaacattaaaaaattgctTGCTTTTAGACAAAAGATTGTGATCCCGCATTTAATGGGATTAAAAAATGATACCCTTGCTGGGGTACCTTTTATTCGACCCATTTGGTGGTCTTACCCAAACGATTCCGATTCACTCGCAATAAAGGATCAATTTTTAGTGGGTGACTCTATATTGGTGGCGCCGTTGTTCTGCGACCAACCGTCACACAGGAACATATATATCCCAGCAGGCATCTGGGAAGACGTTAATAAGAAGAAAGTGGTTGACGGTCCTATGTGGTTAGTGAATTATACCATCAGTATCACAGAAGTTCCCTATTTCAATAGAATGCCACAACACAAAAAAGTCGGTTGA